A single region of the Lycium barbarum isolate Lr01 chromosome 2, ASM1917538v2, whole genome shotgun sequence genome encodes:
- the LOC132628969 gene encoding probable leucine-rich repeat receptor-like protein kinase At1g35710 — translation MMMVPRVFSFLQFSILLYLFIVTFASIEEATALLKWKATFLNQNNSLLASWTLSTDACRVWYGVKCLNGRVNMLNITNANVNGTLHDFPFSSLRFLESVNLNMNQFSGITPPEIGKLTNLVYLELSVNNLSGPIPSELENLKKLTKLDLSDNKLGGSIPITLGGLTQLKLLSLYSNHLSGPIPSELGNLKNLTDLALYSNQLSGSIPITLGGLTELKFLYLYSNHLSGPIPSELENLKKLTKLDLSDNQLGGSISITLGGLTELKFLNLNSNQLSGPIPSELGNLRNLTDLALYSNQLSGSIPITLGGLTQLKLLSLYSNHLSGLIPSELGNLKNLTDLALYSNQLSGSIPITLCGLTELKFLYLYSNHLSGPIPSELENLKKLTKLDLSDNQLGGSISITLGGLTELKLLYLYSNHLSGPIPSELENLKKLTKLDLSDNQLGGSISITLGGLTELKLLSLYSNHLSGPIPSELGNLRNLTDLALYSNQLSGSIPITLGGLTELKFLYLYSNNLSGPIPSELGNLKNLTDLALYSNQLSGSIPITLGGLTELKCLYLYSNHLSGPIPSKLENLKKLTKLDLSNNQLGGSIPITLGGLTELKYLSLYSNHLSGPIPSELGNLKNLTDLVLYINQLSGSIPITLGGLTELKSLYLYSNHLSGPIPSELENLKKLTKLDLSDNQLGGSIPITLGGLTELKFFNLNSNQLSGPIPSELGNLRNLTDLALYSNQLSGSIPITLSGLTELKFLYLYSNHLSGPIPSELENLKKLTKLDLSDNQLGGSISITLGGLTELKFFNLNSNQLSGPIPSELGNLRNLTDLALYSNQLSGSIPITLGGLTELKFLYLYSNHLSGPIPSELENLKKLTKLDLSDNQLSGHLPEHLCRSGTLEIFVVFSNKLTGPIPTSLRKCSSLKRVRFNNNSFNGNLSEAFGIYPELQFIDLSDNDFHGELGNNWGKCKNLFNLQVARNNISGSIPPEIGNVKGLLGLDLSSNHLVGQIPKEIGKLTSLVKLFVQNNNISGNIPGELGLLTKLESLDLSGNRLNGSIPNFVGDYVHLFQLNLSNNKFGQKIPIEIGRITQLSALDLSHNHLVGEIPSYLANLKNLVSLNLSHNGLSGRIPEELESLIGLQVVVLSYNELEGPIPNNKAFINASLEGNKGLCGNVTELQPCERPSSVMKKHSMAKECKLIFIIVLPLMGALVLLYAFIGVLFMYDKRRKVKDIERRDDGWISISMLDGKELYRDILNATEEFDAAFCIGQGGHGSVYKVNLPSLGNIAVKRLLSSFENTHPKSFMNEVRALIGIKHRNIVNLYDYCSNAQNSLLVYEYVERGSLSSILSNEVKSKKLDWLKRVNIIKGVAYALSYLHEDCSPSIVHRDISSNNILLDSEYEARVSDFGIAKLLKPNSSNCTTLAGTYGYVAPELAYTMKVTQMCDVYSFGVLALETIKGKHLGDYITVLANSSTRDHVQLSDLLDERLPYPEDRVKEVLFFIIKLASSCLLETPKSRPTMHFISNRLSSMHPRPPTHVRRAI, via the exons ATGATGATGGTTCCAAGAGTATTTTCTTTCCTTCAGTTTTCCATTCTCTTATATCTCTTCATTGTTACTTTTGCTTCTATTGAGGAAGCAACTGCTCTCCTTAAATGGAAAGCAACTTTCCTAAACCAGAATAATTCCTTGTTGGCTTCTTGGACATTAAGTACTGATGCATGCAGGGTTTGGTATGGAGTTAAATGCTTAAATGGTAGGGTAAACATGTTGAATATTACAAATGCTAATGTGAATGGTACACTCCATGATTTTCCATTTTCATCTCTCCGTTTTCTTGAATCTGTTAATCTTAACATGAACCAGTTCTCTGGCATCACCCCACCAGAAATTGGAAAGCTCACTAATCTTGTCTATCTTGAATTGTCAGTGAACAATCTTTCTGGTCCCATTCCTAGTGAGTTGGAGAATCTGAAAAAACTCACTAAGCTGGATTTATCAGATAATAAACTTGGTGGTTCAATTCCAATTACTCTAGGTGGCTTAACTCAGCTCAAACTTTTGTCTCTTTATTCTAACCACCTTTCTGGTCCCATTCCTAGTGAGTTGGGTAATCTGAAAAACCTCACTGATTTGGCATTATACAGTAATCAACTTagtggttcaattccaattaCTCTAGGTGGCTTAACTGAGCTCAAATTTTTGTATCTTTATTCTAACCACCTTTCTGGTCCCATTCCTAGTGAGTTGGAGAATCTGAAAAAACTCACTAAGCTGGATTTATCAGATAATCAACTTGGTGGTTCAATTTCAATTACTCTAGGTGGCTTAACTGAGCTCAAATTTTTGAATCTTAATTCTAATCAACTTTCTGGTCCCATTCCTAGTGAGCTGGGGAATCTGAGAAACCTCACTGATTTGGCATTATACAGTAATCAACTTagtggttcaattccaattaCTCTAGGTGGCTTAACTCAGCTCAAACTTTTGTCTCTTTATTCTAACCACCTTTCTGGTCTCATTCCTAGTGAGTTGGGTAATCTGAAAAACCTTACTGATTTGGCATTATACAGTAATCAACTTagtggttcaattccaattaCTCTATGTGGCTTAACTGAGCTCAAATTTTTGTATCTTTATTCTAACCACCTTTCTGGTCCCATTCCTAGTGAGTTGGAGAATCTGAAAAAACTCACTAAGCTGGATTTATCAGATAATCAACTTGGTGGTTCAATTTCAATTACTCTAGGTGGCTTAACTGAGCTCAAACTTTTGTATCTTTATTCTAACCACCTTTCTGGTCCCATTCCTAGTGAGTTGGAGAATCTGAAAAAACTCACTAAGCTGGATTTATCAGATAATCAACTTGGTGGTTCAATTTCAATTACTCTAGGTGGCTTAACTGAGCTCAAACTTTTGTCTCTTTATTCTAACCACCTTTCTGGTCCCATTCCTAGTGAGCTGGGGAATCTGAGAAACCTCACTGATTTGGCATTATACAGTAATCAACTTagtggttcaattccaattaCTCTAGGTGGCTTAACTGAGCTCAAATTTTTGTATCTTTATTCTAACAACCTTTCTGGTCCCATTCCTAGTGAGTTGGGTAATCTGAAAAACCTCACTGATTTGGCATTATACAGTAATCAACTTagtggttcaattccaattaCTCTAGGTGGCTTAACTGAGCTCAAATGTTTGTATCTTTATTCTAACCACCTTTCTGGTCCCATTCCTAGTAAATTGGAGAATCTGAAAAAACTCACTAAGCTGGATTTATCAAATAATCAACTTGGTGGTTCAATTCCAATTACTCTAGGTGGCTTAACTGAGCTCAAATATTTGTCCCTTTATTCTAACCACCTTTCTGGTCCCATTCCTAGTGAGTTGGGTAATCTGAAAAACCTCACTGATTTGGTATTATACATTAATCAACTTagtggttcaattccaattaCTCTAGGTGGCTTAACTGAGCTCAAATCTTTGTATCTTTATTCTAACCACCTTTCTGGTCCCATTCCTAGTGAGTTGGAGAATCTGAAAAAACTCACTAAGCTGGATTTATCAGATAATCAACTTGGTGGTTCAATTCCAATTACTCTAGGTGGCTTAACTGAGCTCAAATTTTTTAATCTTAATTCTAATCAACTTTCTGGTCCCATTCCTAGTGAGCTGGGGAATCTGAGAAACCTCACTGATTTGGCATTATACAGTAATCAACTTagtggttcaattccaattaCTCTAAGTGGCTTAACTGAGCTCAAATTTTTGTATCTTTATTCTAACCACCTTTCTGGTCCCATTCCTAGTGAGTTGGAGAATCTGAAAAAACTCACTAAGCTGGATTTATCAGATAATCAACTTGGTGGTTCAATTTCAATTACTCTAGGTGGCTTAACTGAGCTCAAATTTTTTAATCTTAATTCTAATCAACTTTCTGGTCCCATTCCTAGTGAGCTGGGGAATCTGAGAAACCTCACTGATTTGGCATTATACAGTAATCAACTTagtggttcaattccaattaCTCTAGGTGGCTTAACTGAGCTCAAATTTTTGTATCTTTATTCTAACCACCTTTCTGGTCCCATTCCTAGTGAGTTGGAGAATCTGAAAAAACTCACTAAGCTGGATTTATCAGATAATCAACTTTCAGGCCATCTGCCAGAGCATCTTTGCCGTAGTGGGACACTTGAGATCTTCGTGGTGTTTAGCAACAAGCTTACAGGGCCAATACCAACTAGCTTGAGGAAGTGCTCAAGTCTCAAAAGGGTTCGGTTCAATAACAATAGTTTCAATGGGAATTTATCAGAAGCTTTTGGCATCTATCCCGAGCTTCAGTTCATTGATTTGAGTGACAATGATTTTCATGGTGAACTCGGCAACAATTGGGGAAAATGTAAGAATTTGTTTAATTTGCAGGTAGCAAGAAATAACATCAGTGGCAGCATACCACCTGAGATTGGGAATGTCAAAGGGCTTCTAGGACTCGATCTTTCATCGAATCATTTGGTTGGGCAGATTCCTAAGGAAATTGGAAAATTAACCTCTCTAGTTAAGCTTTTTGTGCAAAATAACAACATTTCTGGCAATATACCTGGGGAACTTGGGTTGCTGACAAAATTAGAGTCCCTTGATCTATCAGGCAATAGATTGAATGGGTCGATCCCAAATTTTGTAGGAGATTACGTGCACTTGTTTCAGCTGAACCTGAGCAACAACAAATTTGGGCAGAAAATTCCAATAGAGATAGGGAGGATAACTCAGCTTAGTGCACTTGATTTGAGTCATAATCATCTTGTTGGAGAAATACCCTCTTATCTAGCCAATTTGAAGAACTTGGTAAGCTTAAATCTTTCCCACAATGGCCTCTCTGGCCGCATTCCTGAAGAACTTGAAAGTTTGATTGGTTTGCAGGTAGTCGTGTTGTCATACAATGAGTTGGAAGGTCCAATCCCTAATAATAAAGCTTTTATCAATGCCTCATTGGAGGGCAATAAAGGTCTTTGCGGAAATGTAACAGAACTCCAGCCCTGCGAAAGGCCATCTTCTGTGATGAAAAAGCACTCAATGGCAAAGGAATGTAAACTCATTTTCATCATTGTACTTCCTCTTATGGGAGCACTAGTACTACTCTATGCTTTCATTGGTGTTCTCTTTATGTATGATAAAAGAAGGAAGGTTAAAGACATTGAAAGACGTGATGATGGTTGGATTTCGATATCCATGTTAGATGGAAAGGAATTATACAGAGATATCTTAAATGCCACAGAGGAGTTTGATGCAGCATTTTGCATCGGGCAAGGAGGGCATGGAAGCGTTTACAAGGTAAACCTTCCATCATTAGGGAATATAGCTGTGAAGAGACTTCTTTCTTCATTTGAGAATACACATCCCAAAAGTTTTATGAATGAAGTAAGGGCATTGATTGGGATTAAGCACCGGAACATCGTGAACCTCTACGACTATTGTTCAAATGCACAAAACTCGTTGTTGGTTTACGAGTATGTGGAGAGGGGGAGTTTGTCTAGCATTTTGAGCAATGAAGTTAAGTCCAAGAAATTGGATTGGCTTAAAAGGGTGAATATCATCAAAGGTGTTGCTTATGCTTTATCTTACTTGCACGAAGATTGTTCACCATCGATTGTTCATCGAGACATATCAAGCAACAACATTTTGCTTGATTCTGAGTATGAAGCTCGTGTTTCAGATTTTGGCATAGCTAAGCTTCTCAAGCCAAACTCATCCAATTGCACTACACTTGCAGGCACATATGGCTACGTTGCACCTG AGCTTGCATATACAATGAAGGTTACACAAATGTGTGATGTCTATAGCTTTGGAGTATTAGCATTGGAGACAATCAAAGGAAAGCATCTTGGGGATTACATTACTGTGCTAGCAAACTCGTCAACTAGAGATCATGTGCAGCTGAGCGATTTGCTAGACGAACGCCTTCCGTATCCTGAAGATAGAGTGAAAGAGGTTTTGTTTTTTATCATCAAGCTAGCAAGTTCTTGTTTGCTTGAAACTCCAAAATCAAGGCCAACAATGCACTTCATCTCTAATAGGTTATCATCAATGCATCCACGTCCACCTACTCATGTAAGGCGAGCTATATAA